In the Armatimonas rosea genome, TCGCTAGTCCTGGCCGCGTTCATCATCGCATCTCTGGTCGCTGGCGAGAGCAGCGAGTACTTCGCCACCTCCTGCTCGATCCCAAGCATGAGGGCAAGCCGCTGGCGTAGAGACTCGTCGGCTATCTTGGAGGTTTGCTCAATTGCCTTGAGATACTGAGCCGACCAGTTCAGATTCCCATATGGTCCTTTGAGGTTGTGAATACCGATTCGGCCCGCAGCGCTCATAGCCTCAGGATTGCTGGTGATACGCTCCTGAAACGCACGCGCCGCGCTGGCATTGCCCCCCATCAGCCCCAATCGAGCCACGTCGGCCATGCTCCCCCCGCTGGTCGCCCGTGACTCGGTATAGTGATTTGAAGCAGAGGCCACAGCCCCCGTGACAGCAGCCATTGTGACGTAGGCTTCGATCATCCCCTTGACGACCCTGCCAAAACCACCACCGAGGGCAAGAATCGTGTCCAGCACCTTCTTTGCACCGGGAGGGATTTTATCGAGGCTGATTCCCGCCTTTGTTGCAGCTGTGCCCATCTTATCGACAGGCACACGCGGCGCGGCGCTCGCCCCGGCTGCACTTACGGAGCGCTCCACCCGTGCAATTTGGCTTGACGCTTCAGACTGCGCCGCTATTGCCCCTGCGCTTCGCTTTACAGACTTTTGAGCCGCATCAATCTGCTTCAGGACCGAGAGGTACTCTTTCGCGCCCTCAATCCCGTTGAAGATCAGACTCAGATCTATTTCAAGTTCATCTTCACCCATTTCTACTCTCCATCCTCAAGGTTTTGGCCTTCGGGCCTTAGTTCCATATCCTCACTCCAGACCGCGTTTAGAACATCGTCGAGACTCGGCTCCTTGCTGGTGAGCCGGATCGTGTGCCAGCGCGCAAAGGCGACTCCGCAACCCTGCGCGGCATCATCCAGCGCAGCGGCCCCGACCGCGAGCGCCGTATCCAGAGGGAGCGTGCGGCACAGATCACGCAGGTACAGCCAGAGCGTTGCCTCACGGGCAGCAGCGGGCTCCTCCTCGTTCATCATCTTTATCGCCACGGCGGGAGCAAGCAGAATCGCCTTGACAGTCTGGTACGAGTCTAGATGGTCTTTTGCAGAGGCGCGGGTCGTGGAAGGCTCACGACGCTTCAGCGGGTGCATTTTCATCGGATCGCCTTACTCTTGCGAAGGTCCGAATCTCCGCTCTCTGCCGGCCACGAGGTGCCATGCACCCACGGGCTGGCCGCGCCTCGATGCGTGACAGTCAGGCGCTTCCACCTCACGCAGTCTGCCCCCCAGATCGCGAGCTCTTTCATGCTCTGGCGCAGGTGTAGGAACTCGGGATCATCCTCCGCGAGACAGCTTGCGCGCCGGAAGGCTACCAGAAGCCAGTCCGAAGCGCTTTCTCCCGTGGTCTCCCCGTTGAAGAGCTTGATCGGCTCTACAGGCTCGGGAAATCGCTCCGCTTGGCACTCCGATATCGCCCAGGCAAGGAGCACGCCCCGACCATCGCCGGAAGGATAGAGAACCGACTCCAACACGGGCGAGGCGGTCTCAGGCGAGGCGGTGACAGCTTCTGAAGGAGTGGCCACGGGCGGCGCTTCTTGAGGCTGAAGGCTTGGGTCTTCAGCAGGCTCTTGAATCGGGCCTTTTCGGGCCTTTTCGGCCCCTTCGATATCTGCCGGCGCTTTCTCTGTCGGCGCGGCCGCTGGGAGCACGATACCGGCGCCCCGTGTGGTGAGCAGAGAAAGGAGCTCTTCTTTGTGAGTCTGCAAGTACTTGGCGAACGAATCGGGGCGGGCGGGCGGCCTTCCCGTGGCCTTGATCGTTCCATTGGTCGCAGCGAGCTTGATTCCACGCTTGCGGCACTCGGCTAGAAAGTCCGCCGGTGACGTCACTTTGCGGGGAGATTCGACGGGAGCAGTCATCGCGATCATACCTCCAGACTCCAGACCAGTGAGGGGTGAAACTGCCATTTGGCCGTAGGCTTGCGCCCCCTGGTCCCCTCCTCCCGCTCTGGCATCGGCGCTTCTCTGGCATAGCCACGGGAGGCGAGGACAAAGAGCGCCGCCTGTAGGTCCTCGTTGTTCTCGAAAGCTCGAAGATGGGTACGAAGATCGCGCAGGGAGAGCCCTCCGCCTTTCTCCATGGTCTCAGAGACAGCACTGGCGTTTCGCTTCACCCATGCCAAAATCCGAAGCGCTCCCTCCGTGGCCTCGTCCTCCCGGATTCGTGCGAGCGCGGCCCGCGCGTGAGCAGAGAAGTACTTGGCCAGCTCGATTGCCGCGATCATGGTCTCAGAGCTGATAGGACGCTCCGCACCGGGCTTGCCATGTGCTGCCATGTGGAGCACTCCCGCGAGGCGCAGGGTCGCTCCGTGGAGCTTGGCAAGCCACTCGGCAAAGAGCCCGGCTCCTTCGGCTTTTCTCTCTTGCTGAACCTCTCGGTAGAAGTCGGTGAAGAGATCACGCGCGGCCTGGTCCAGCTCGATCATGTGGGGAATTGGCTGGTCGTCGTCGTCGAGGTCTCGGCTCGGGGAGAGCGTGAGAAGATCCTCGATCCTCTTCCGATATCGGGCGAGTACTTGCTCGTCGAGGTCGGGCGTGTCGAATTCATCAGCTGCATCTGTCTCCTCGGAAAAGTAGAACAGGCACCGGGCAAGAATCCCCTTCCCGGCGATCTCTCGCTTCTTGCGGAGCTCGGAGAGTACCTCGGGCTGGACAGCGCACCCGATGGTGAGAGAGGCCTGGTGAACGCTCACGGTGCGACGTGCCGCTCCATTGCCGCCTGCTCGGTCGGTCGTGTGCGATTCTCCCGCGTGAGCCTTGAGATATATCTCCAGAGCGGGCTTGTCTGAGTATCGCCCGATCATGTGAGCAAACGAGGTGCCCTCGGCATCGATCACGGCGAGCCTGCCCTCATTCTCAGCGAGCATCAGCGTCAAGACCTCGGGAGTGGCATCGTCAGCAAGAAGGCGGAGCGGTCGCACGGGCTTGAGTGAACCAACGATATCCCGCGCCGTGTCGAGCTCGGCTTGAATCTCAATGCTGGGATTTCCCTTCGCTGCGGCGGTCTCAGCCTTATTGAGCCGCGCTCGCGCTACCCTCTCTTCACTCTCGGAGCGCTCCACATCAAGCCGCCGAAGAGCGTTCTCCTTCACCTCATACGCTGTGAATGGCTTGCGAATGTGCCCCATGATCGCGGTCTTGCGTGAGCCGGGCGGCGCTATGCCAATGCACCAGAGCGTAAGGGGTTCGGTGTAGCCTCTCTTAGCTGTCACGGCGACGCGCTTCTGAGTCGCAGCGGCGACGGCTGCCAGAACCTGAACGCCGGGAAGGTCGGAGGCAGTGCCAACACTTGCGGCGACACACTCGGAGAAGTCCCTGAGCACGGGCGGGAGAGCCCAGCTCGGGAAGGGAGGGAGATCTTCTTGACCGAAGGGGAGCGGATCGCCTTCCCAGGTATCGGAGGGATCACCGGCGAGAGCAGAAGCGGGCCGGATAGGAGCTGCAGAAAGGAAATCATCGTCCTGGTCTCCGCCGGGAAGGTTCGAGCCTTCCCGGGCGGGCTCGAGCCTTTCCGCTGGCTTGCTCGTGCGCTGGCTGGGACCCTGCCCATGATCGCGCTGGTGAGCTTGCGCGGCTTGCGGCTGGTAGTACTCGGTCTTTCCCTCCGCCGCCTTTGCAATCGTGTAGCTCAGGTAGGTTTGGACGCCTCGCATCGTGTCCCACTTCTCCCGGTAGAGCCCAGAGCGGCGCATCATGGCCTCGGTGCGCGCCTGGTCCCCCTGGGTCCAGAAGAGCAGGAGACCAGCAAGGGCCATATCCGCCTCAGACGCTCCTGGAAGTCCGGCATGGTCGCCCGACCACAGCGCGGCGAACTTGGCCCCGTCCTTTGCTCCGTTGGCCTTGGCGAGCAGCTCGTAGTCGTCCATGTCCAGCGCACTTGGGGCCGGCCTGGTCGCGACCGGCGCGGCTTCCTTCTTCGGGAAGTGGTGAGCGAGGAACTCAGAGAGCACGTCGGGAGCGCCTGAGCAGCTCTCGGGGCTCTCTGGGAGCCTCTGGCCTGTCACGGTGAAGTATCGCCCGCGGTCGTAGCACTCAACCCCCGTGGCCGCGTCCCTGCGCCCGCTCATGCCCTCAGGGAGAGCACCAAGCCCAATGAGCTTGACGCCCGTTCCGCTCGGGGACACTTCGCAGTAAGTCCCGAAGTGATTCACCCACTCCTGCGCCTCGGGGGTGAGCTCTCCCGTGTCTTTGTCTCGGCACTTGTCGAGGTCCACACCGAAATACACATCGTCGGGAGAGAAGACGAAGCCGACACCATCAAAGCCTTGGCGCTTGACACTGGCACGCGCCTGGTCGAAGGTTGCCCAAGTCGCCGGGTCGGTGCTCTTGGCGGCTCCTTTGCCGTCGGCGCGGAAGGGTGCTTTTGTCCATGCGCCGGGCTTGCCATCGCTGCCAGCTCGCCACACGAAACGCCACCCGACCCACTGAGGGAGCGCCTTGAGCTCGGGGGGAATGGCATCGAAGAGAGTTGGGAGCGCTCGGGGTTTCGCGAGCTGGTTCACAGAGTCACCACCTTTGCCGCGATCAGCTCCGCAAGTACTTGCGGGTCGCCTTCATGGGTCGCGTGCTCTCGCCGACGTCGCAGCTCGTCCACGGTGGCGAGGTACTCAGCCCGCGTGAGGTCCTCGTGAAGAAGCCTGGCAAGCCGAAGGATAGGAACATCTGAGAGCGACCAGCCCGACACGGTGAGGCGCTCCGCGGCGCGATCGATCACCGGGGCGACCATCGGGGAAGGGTGCCAGCGTCTTATGCGCTGGTAGCGTTGATATTGTGGGCTGAAGCCCTGAAAAGATTCTGTACTCATTACAAGCCCCTAAAAACCAGACAGCCCTGCTACACGGGGGCAAAGGTGTAGCAGGGCTCTGTCCGTCCGGGCGAACCGCGGGGGGATCAATCCCTCTGGTACGTCGCCACGATCTGACAAAATCTCGTTCAGGTATATTTTTGCCCCCGAACATCGTTATGGGGCGGGAGGCTCACTGAGAGTCTCGCCGCTACTCAACAGCAAGTAGCAGCGGGTCCGAAGACCGAGAGGGGGGACAGACAGTACATCAAGCCGGATTATTTTATATCACTGCTTGACATAGTATTATGTCTGCCGTAAACTTTGCGTACAACTTCGCGTAGCTTACGGCTACCCTCAGACCCTGTCGCAACTTCCACATCGCGACGGGGTCTTTCACTTTTACACTACTGTTGGGATGATGCTACCAAAAATCATAGGTGCGGTCAAGCCCTAGTGATTTCCAGAGCAAACAATCTTTTGCTTTTAGCTTTTCCCCTTCCAGAATTGCCACCACGGGCGCTCAGCCTGGCTCGGTGGGGTGATTCCACCCCCAGGGGCCGTATCGTCAGCGTGGGAGCTCTCAGCGAGGCCGGACGGCTCAATCCGCTGATTCGAACTATCCTCGATACGAAGTCTCCCAGTGCCAGCGAGCACGGCGGCGAGGCGCTTGTCCGAGTCTTCAAGGCGTGAAGCGAGCGCCTGAGTGGTGAGCTGCTCTCTCTCCAGTGCGGACCGCAGGAAAGCCACCTCGGAGCGGAGCTGCTCCACAAGCTCCCCTGAGTCTTTCCCGCTTGCCTGAGTGTCAGGCGAGCGCCCTTTTGTTCCTGTTTCTGCCTGCCTGCCTGTGTCAGGCGAGCGCCTGTCTTCGCCGGGCACTTCCTCGGTAGACTCCTCGCGTCCCATCAGCTCAGAGAGAGCTGAGAGGCGAAACTCGACAGGCACACCCTGCCTCTTTCGCCTGGCAGTGTCAGGCAAGAGCCTGGCAAACCGGCGCACGCTTCGCTCTGAGACCTGAAGGAGCGCCACCGCTTGAGTCGCAGTGACCCACTCCGGCGCCGTGGTCTCAGAAGAGCTCGGCACGCTACTCGCGCCCGCCCGTGTGCTCTGTGCCTGGTCCGTGAATCTCCAGCGAGATCCGCGCGATCAGCTGCACGAGGTCTTCGGCCAAGTCCAGCCCCGCAGAGCCACCGATCACCTCCGCGCAAGCTCGGCCACGAGCGGCGTCCACACGTTCCGCGACCGGCAAGAGCGCTTCCAGGCCCGCAAGGAGCTGGCGAACGTCTGGAGTGTCCAGAGCGTGGAAGGGAATCGGATGGGCGAGCGCTGCGGCGGCTTGATCGCTCTCACAAGCTCCCAGCGTCTGGAGGCCGCGCACGACGGCGCGGGAGTTCTCACGCGCCTCTTTTGCGAGCGCCTCGCCTTCCAGAGAGCCACACTCACGGGCGGCGTGCCACGCCCTAGAACCGGCGCGCATTGCAGCTATGGCATGCGTCTGGAGCCTGTCGAGCTCTTCCGCAGGCACGGGCTTTGTCGAGCCGCCCGCGCTTACCATAGTGGGGCCACTTCGCCCGTGAGCACGTCGCGGCCTTCCTTCTTGCGCCGCTTGATCGCCTGGCCACGGGGACAGTCCCAGCGATGGCCTTCCAGGGCCTGGCCTGCGGTACAGGTGCACTGAATCTCCATAAGAGGCTTCGGCGGGACACCAGGACCAGCAGAGGCTTTCTTACCGTTCTCACGAGACGCCGCCGCCTTGCGCTCTGTCTTGATCGAGCCTAGCGCAACCGCCGCCGCGAGCTTCTTCTCCCCCGTCTTGGGGTCCTCAATGTACTCCCCGTCTAAGAGCGCGGGGTTCCCTGCCTTACTCATATTTCCTCACTTAGACCCTAACAACAGGGTTTCAGAGAAGTGTATCAGAACTCTAAAAAAAAGGCTAATAATTTTTTGTCCTATCCCCTTCTTACTCTTGACGAAACCCTAACAATAGGGTATATTACAAGTGTGCCGAGCGAGAGAGCCGGACAAGAAGAGGAACCCTGAATCATGAACCTGACACCGAACACGATCATCGAAGCCGCCGAGCGCCGCGCCTACGCAGAGTACGAGCTCTACCGAGTAGAGAACACCGGGCGCGGTGAGTGGAATGTGACCCGCTGGAACGATGCAGGCCGTGACTACACGGTGAAGGCAGACAGCGAGACCTACAACTGGACTTGCGACTGCCCCGCCCACGAGAAGACAGGCCAGCCCTGCAAGCATGTTTTCATCGTGCGACTGCGGGAAGAGGAGAACGCCGCCGATGAAGCCCGCGCCGATGCCTACAGCGAGGCTGACTACTTCTTCATGAAGGAATGCCAAGCCGAGAGCCTCGCAGAGACCGAGGGAGCCTGGTACTAGGCTCCCGACCAGGGGGAGCGCTTCTGCTCCCCCGAGACCTTCACACAGAAAGAGACAACCCCCATGAAGTTCGACCGACCCTACAACGAATCCGATCACGGCGACTATGCCGCCTGGCTTGCTGCCACCGCCCCCGAGCTGGAGAGGCTCGCACAGCTCCCCGAGGTCACGCCCCAGCCCGTGTACAGCCTTCACCTCCCGACCGGCGCGACCGCCAAGAGCAACCGAGCTTCTCACGTAGCGCACCCGATCAGCTCCGCCGAGCAGCTCGCCAGCTTGCTCCCTCGCAAGCTCGCCAAGAACGCCGAAGGTATCCACCGGCACGTCCTGACCTGCCTAGAGGCCGGGCGCGAATCCGTGACGATTCAGCACAGCCCCTATATCAGCGCAGGCCCCGCGTGAGGCCACCACAGCGAGCGAGACCGCCCCCAGCTCGATCCCGCAGAAGCCCACCGGATAGGTTCCCCGGTGGGCTTTTTGCTGCCCAGATCGCTACAATATGCTGACAAACATCTGTTTACAAGATCGCCCCCAAGCGGTCAGAAAGAGACAATAACCGTGCTACGATTCCTCGCTAAGAAGATACTGCTCCGCTTCTTACCCGCTAAGGCTAAGCCCTCGAAAGAGCTACCGCGATTCAGAAGAGGTAGTAACCCGTGGGAGAGTATCCCGCCCCGACCAGCCGGAGAATGGTTCCCGATCACGCGGCCTGAGGACGATCCCAACAGGGAGAGAGCTGAGCAGTGGATGAGAAGACAGAAGTAGAGCACGAGCCCGCTGGATGGTTCCCCGGCGGGCTTTTTGCTGCCTGAAGTGCCCAAAAGGGGAATTTTGCGAAATTTGCGAAATTGTTGCTTATAGAATAGGTATTTACTTCTTCTTCTTCTTCTTCTTCTATTACACTCACCCCCTACACCCTATAGGAGTGCGTCGCAAATTTCGCAAATTACTCAAAATAGAGACCAGCGCAGCAAGAGCCTCAGCCCGCTCCCTCCCGTGGCTAGAAGAAGATCTTCCTCCCGGTCTTGCGATCACCACCCCGAGCCTCGCCACAGAGCGCCGCTTTCCCTCCCCCTTGAGTGCCTGAAAAAAACCCTAACTATTTATCCTGTTTTGCTTGACGAAACCCTACCAATAGGCTATACTTTAGTCATGGAAAGCATATTTACCGAGCGCGACCTCGCAGAGTTTGCAATGGAGTACGGCCCCGACCAAGAGCGGGAGCGCGAAGAGTACGAAGCGGAGGGGCACCACGCTCCCGAGCTCTCCGATGAAGAGCTGGAGCCCTTCGCGGAGTAGAGACCAGGGAAGGTTCGAACCTTCCCGCCAGGGGGAGGCGATCAGCTTCCCCCACCGACCCGGCGAGAATCGCCACAGAAAGCCCCGACCATGGAAAACACTATCCCGACCACCCTACCGACCCTTAGCGAAGAGACAGAGCTGCCCGGCGGCTTCGTGCTCGACACCCACGAGAAGTGCGACTGGTTTCTCTCCAAGCTCGCCGACTTCGATGCCGAGGAGCAGAAGATCAAGACCCGTGCCGCCCAGATCATTGCCCAGATGGAGGCCATGATCGCCCGGAACAAGACCGACCGCGACGCCTTCCAGGCCCGGTTCTACCAGCAGTTCCAGCAGTTCGTAGCCCAAGAGATCGCCGCCGACCGCAAGGGCCGCAAGTCGATCATCTTCTTCAACGGAACCGCCGCCTTTCGCACCGTCCCCCCCGCGCTCGTGGTGGAGTCTCCGCAGGATGCCCTGACCACGGCCCGCGCCGTGTGCCCCAGCGCGATCACCAAAGAGGAGCGGGAGAAGTTCGACCGGGAGGCTTTCCTAGCCTACGCAAAGGCGCACTTCGAGTCCACGGGGGAGATTCTGCCGGGCCTCAAGCGCACGGAGGAGCAAGAGCGCTTCTCGATTAAGATCGCCGCGCCGAAGGAGAGCGCAGAAACGCCGTAGGAGGCGATCACACGGGGCGGGGGGTGAAATCGTACCACCCACGCCCCAAACGGCCCAGGCTGAGGCGCTGAGCGCCCAGCGCGGTCCCAAGAAACCGCAAGCGCTGAAGGTGCAAGCCTTCAGACGGGCAGGGGTGCCCCGACCAAGAGACCCCCTGCCCATTGACACCGACCAACCAAGGCTTACCGATGCAGAACAATATTACATTAAACTTGACCGCCTCTCAAGCAGACACGCTGGAAGATGCCCTGCGCACCTTTGCCCCCGCAGTGCGCCCTGCGATTCGACCAAGCGCCGCCCGTGGCCGCTACTTCGCCTTCTTCACCGACTCCCAGCGGCCCGCCGCCGTGGCCGCGCTGGAGAGCTACGCGACCGATATTCACCCTGGCGACCGCACCGCCCGATGCCTGGTGAACCGAATCCAGAAGGGAGGCCTCTCGTGACCAGTCCAGTGCCCCCGGCCCCGAAGTCTCTTGCGCGGATTCTGCATGAGCAGATGCTCCGCTCCTGGTACGAGACCCCGCTCGCCTCTCAGATGCTCACGCCCGTTGAGGATGATCTCCTCAGCTTCCTGCGCACGGAGCGCCTGCCAGATGAGCCGCTCTCGTGGCCTGAGGTTCGCGCGGAACTGATCGCCCAGGGCTCGACAGAGGCCGAGCTCGATGCGGAGCGCGTGCAGTATCGCGAAGCTATGCGCGATCTTCGCGCCCGCCTGGCCGCCTTCATTGCTGCCACGGAGCACCTGGAAGAGCCCGTGCCGATCATGGAGCCCCCTTCAGTCTGAGTGCCACGGGGGAGACGATCAGCCTCCCCCTGGCGAAGATCCGAATCTTCAGCCCCTTCTGATTGTCTTTTGCTCGCCTTTGCTGGCAAACAGACGTTTGATTTTTGTGCGATAATACGCACAGACCGCCCTATGGGCCCCGTGATGGTCATCCCATCGCAGAAAGTTACAGCGACAATGAACGAAAAGCCTGAAATTAAACTCTTGCTTGTGCATCAACCACCCGCATTTGACAAGAATGTCCGTTTTTTTAAGCTCGGTTATGGAGACATGGAGTTCTACTACACCGCAGACGGCATGCTCTCGGACAATCCCGAGGACGTGAAGATCACGCCTCCTGCCTGGCAGACAGCGCACAAGGAGCAGCGCGACGCGATCATCTTCCCGTCCTACCTGGACAAGCAGGTGCGCAAGATCATTTATGCGACGTGGGAAGAGCTGAAGGACGCTCGGATCGCCAAGCGCCGAGAGCTCCTCGGCAGATAGTCGGGTTGGTGAGTCACTTCCCCCGTGAGGACCACGGGGGACTTTTTCAAAGAAAGGAAACGCGGCCACGGCGGAGCGACTGAGCTTCGCCAGAGCGAAAAGCACACCACCTGATGAACCGTCTTTAACTGTCACGTTCGCTGGAGAGTCCAGCACGGCCCCCGAAGGTTTGCAGACCCGAGGGGGCTTTTTCGTTTCAACAAAAATCGGCAGGGAGGCTCTCTGTTGAACGCCCTGTGATAACCGTTTCGACCGCACTCTACGGCGTTCCTCGGTCGCCTGGCTTGCTCTCGCCTCGCAGCCCGCTACGGGTAGGAGTGCTCCCGCCGTGCGACTCAGAAAGGCTCTCACTGTGCGACTCAAGAGCCTCCCGTCGCTTCTGAGCACGTCGCCGGTTACTCTCTCGTATCGCGTCGCGGCCCGCCTGTGTCTTCGGCCCGGTAGACTTGCCACCATGCCACTTACACCGATTCTTGCCCGGCTCTGGCTTGCACTTGCACGAGGTCCCGCGCCTGGTCTTAGCTCCGCAGATTAAGTACTCTTCCTTCGGCTGGCCGAAGGTACCAACCTTGGCTTTTGGCATTCTCCAGAGGTGGGCACGGGTCACACCGTCACTTCCTACGCGATAGACTCTCTGCGCCTTCCCCTGTGTGATGAGAAACAGCCGGCGCGCTAGTGGATGGAGTCCGGCAGTGTAGCCCGTGACCTTGGCCTGATCGAACTCCCAGCTAGGCGAGAGCAGGGGTGAGGAGATCCTCGACGAGCTCGCCCGCCTCACCTGAGCTGCCAGCTTCTTGCTACTAGCCAGCTTGCGGTAGAAGGTCGCGCGGCTGATCCCCCACGCCTGCGCCGCCGTTTTCATGTCCCCACCGATGGTTAGAGCACGTAGCGCGGCATCTTTTCCAGACCCCATGACGCGTGCGCGTGTGGCGATTTGTGCCACTTGCAAGGGGTTTTCATGTCTCCATGGGGTTGCGCGTGCACGTGTCTCACGCTGAATCACTGCCGCGACTCCCAGCTCCGCCGATGCTTCCTTCAGCCAGGCTGAGTAAGAGCCGGTTTTATAGGCAGGGTGTTCAGGTCCTCGACCGTTGCACCCTCCGTGCATACGGCACCGTCCGTTGGGCATGGGTGGATTCTGGCACGGGTCGCCGCTGCGAGTCTTGGCCCCGCAAGTGGGGGAGTGGGGATTTAGAGGCATGGCGTTTATTCCTGGCGTAGCTTCGGCGCTTCGCCTTTCTGA is a window encoding:
- a CDS encoding DUF3987 domain-containing protein — encoded protein: MNQLAKPRALPTLFDAIPPELKALPQWVGWRFVWRAGSDGKPGAWTKAPFRADGKGAAKSTDPATWATFDQARASVKRQGFDGVGFVFSPDDVYFGVDLDKCRDKDTGELTPEAQEWVNHFGTYCEVSPSGTGVKLIGLGALPEGMSGRRDAATGVECYDRGRYFTVTGQRLPESPESCSGAPDVLSEFLAHHFPKKEAAPVATRPAPSALDMDDYELLAKANGAKDGAKFAALWSGDHAGLPGASEADMALAGLLLFWTQGDQARTEAMMRRSGLYREKWDTMRGVQTYLSYTIAKAAEGKTEYYQPQAAQAHQRDHGQGPSQRTSKPAERLEPAREGSNLPGGDQDDDFLSAAPIRPASALAGDPSDTWEGDPLPFGQEDLPPFPSWALPPVLRDFSECVAASVGTASDLPGVQVLAAVAAATQKRVAVTAKRGYTEPLTLWCIGIAPPGSRKTAIMGHIRKPFTAYEVKENALRRLDVERSESEERVARARLNKAETAAAKGNPSIEIQAELDTARDIVGSLKPVRPLRLLADDATPEVLTLMLAENEGRLAVIDAEGTSFAHMIGRYSDKPALEIYLKAHAGESHTTDRAGGNGAARRTVSVHQASLTIGCAVQPEVLSELRKKREIAGKGILARCLFYFSEETDAADEFDTPDLDEQVLARYRKRIEDLLTLSPSRDLDDDDQPIPHMIELDQAARDLFTDFYREVQQERKAEGAGLFAEWLAKLHGATLRLAGVLHMAAHGKPGAERPISSETMIAAIELAKYFSAHARAALARIREDEATEGALRILAWVKRNASAVSETMEKGGGLSLRDLRTHLRAFENNEDLQAALFVLASRGYAREAPMPEREEGTRGRKPTAKWQFHPSLVWSLEV
- a CDS encoding SWIM zinc finger family protein, which gives rise to MNLTPNTIIEAAERRAYAEYELYRVENTGRGEWNVTRWNDAGRDYTVKADSETYNWTCDCPAHEKTGQPCKHVFIVRLREEENAADEARADAYSEADYFFMKECQAESLAETEGAWY
- a CDS encoding host-nuclease inhibitor Gam family protein, with product MENTIPTTLPTLSEETELPGGFVLDTHEKCDWFLSKLADFDAEEQKIKTRAAQIIAQMEAMIARNKTDRDAFQARFYQQFQQFVAQEIAADRKGRKSIIFFNGTAAFRTVPPALVVESPQDALTTARAVCPSAITKEEREKFDREAFLAYAKAHFESTGEILPGLKRTEEQERFSIKIAAPKESAETP
- a CDS encoding HGGxSTG domain-containing protein, which gives rise to MAQIATRARVMGSGKDAALRALTIGGDMKTAAQAWGISRATFYRKLASSKKLAAQVRRASSSRISSPLLSPSWEFDQAKVTGYTAGLHPLARRLFLITQGKAQRVYRVGSDGVTRAHLWRMPKAKVGTFGQPKEEYLICGAKTRRGTSCKCKPEPGKNRCKWHGGKSTGPKTQAGRDAIRESNRRRAQKRREALESHSESLSESHGGSTPTRSGLRGESKPGDRGTP